Below is a genomic region from bacterium.
AAAAAACTTAACACTTGACTTTGCAAAATAGAATGATTATATTTTAAAAAAAAGAGGAGGTTAAGATGAACAATTTATATCAAAAAATTTTAGATGAAGAAATTGTAAAGCCACAACTTAAAAAACAAGTTGGATGGATAAATGATTTTATTTTGCAAAGTCCTTGGAATAAAAAATTAACTTATTTCAATAGTGGGCTAGATTTTTATGAAAGGCCAATAAATGAAGAAGAAGATATTTAAGGAGGTTAAAATGAATAACATAATTAAAATTAAAAATGTAGTTTTAATAGGTAAGTTTGATGAAAAAGAAAGAGATTCTATTCTTTCACAATACCCCAATAGTAGATTGATAGAATGTGGACCAATTACTTCAGATATTAGAGCAACTTTATATCAAATAAATGATTGTATAGAAAAACATGATCCTGAAATAGTTATTTTAAAAAGAGATAGAGAAATGGAAATTTTGGGGAGGGATGAATGAGAGTAGGTATTAATGGATTTGGAAGAATTGGGCGATTAATTTTTAGAGCAGGATTTAAAAGAAACATTGATTTTGTAGCAATAAATGATTTACCAACACCTGTTGAAACTTTTGCACATCTCCTAAAATATGATTCCAACTATGGTGAATTTGACGTTGATATAAAAACAAAAGAAAAAATGCTTATTGTGAATGGAAAGGAAATTAGAATTTTTAGTGAGAAAAATCCAGGTCTTATACCTTGGAAAGAATGCAAAACAGATATTGTAATAGAATCAACAGGTGTATTTACAAAAGCGGAATTAGCAGGTCTTCATAATGTAAAGAAAGTCATTATCTCAGCACCATCGCCTAATGCCGATGTAATGATTGTTATGGGCGTAAATCATCAAGACTATAGACCGTATCACAGAATAATCTCTAATGCATCTTGCACAACAAATTGTTTAGCACCGATGGTTAAAGTGTTAGATGAATGTTTTAAAATAAAAAAGGGATTAATGACTACTGTTCATTCCTACACAAATGATCAAAGAATATTAGATTTGTCACACAGAGATTTGAGAAGGGCAAGAGCAGCTGCAATATCAATGATTCCTACAACAACAGGTGCAGCTAAAGCCATAGGAAAAATATTTCCACATCTAGAAGGAAAATTAAATGGAATCGCAATTAGAGTTCCAACATCTACTGTTTCTTTAGTTGATTTAGTTGTAGAAGTGGAAAAATCAACTAATATAAATGAAGTTAATGATGTTTTTAAAGAAGCAAATGAAACATATTTAAAAGGAATTTTAGGTTATTGTGAAATTCCCTTAGTATCTTGTGATTTCAAAGGGAATCCAAATTCTTGTGTTATTGATGCAGGATTTACAGATGTCATTGGAAATAATTTAATAAAAGTTTTAGGATGGTATGATAATGAATGGGCATATTCAATGCGCATAATAGATTTAATTAAATATATTTCAAAGATGGAGGTATAAAAATGAAAAAATACATTATTACTTCAATTTTATTATTAATTTTTCTTGCAAATATTCTTTTTGCTGCTCAAACCCAAAAATCATTTTCTACTGTTATTGCTTCTGTTACTAGAACATTTAAAGCTAATTGGAATTATAACTGTCCTGCTGAATTAGAAATTCATTTCAAGTTATATATAAAAGATGGGGATCAATGGATATTAATCAAACAAATGGATTCGTATTGTACTCAAGAAGATCAAGAAACAAAACATTTTGAAGAATTATTTGAGTATGAAATACCTGCTTTGGGTAAAGATTATATTTTCGGAATGACTGCTGTGAATAGGGAAGGTACTGAAAGTGATATAGTCCAGTGTACAGTACATATTCCACTACCTAAACCCGAAGCAGTACAAAATTTTAAGGTGGAGGTACAACAATGAACGAAATAAGAAAAGTCTTATTTAAAAAACCAAACGTAAATGGTTTTGGTTTTGGAAAATTGGTTAGAAATGGAAAAGAAACTGGCGAAGGTATTGTTGTGACAGTTACGAAGAAGTTGTCACCAGATAAACTTTCGGCTAAGGATATGATTCCACGGATGATAGATGACATACCAACAGATGTAGTTGAAGTTGGTGAGATTAAATTACTGGGTCACGATATTCCTTGGCCTGAAAAAAATGAAGATAAAAAAGAAGATATAAAAGAAATTAAAGGTTGGCATCACGTTGATAGGACTAAAAAATTTAGACCAGTACCTTTAGGAGTATCTGTGGGTAACATATGTGTTCGTGGTGAAACACGTGTAATAACTGAAAATGGACTCAAAAAAATAATGGATATAAAGATAGGAGAAAAAGTGCTAACTCATAAAAATCGATTTAAAAAAGTAGTTAAAGTCTTCAAAAGGCGATATGTAGGACAAATTCTTAAATTCAGAGTTGCTGATCCTAGAGGAAAGCAATGTGGGTGGATAACTATAACTCCTAATCATCCTGTATTAATTTACGACAAGAAAATGAACAAACCCAATTGGATTGAAGCTAAAGATTTAGAGATAGGAGATTATGTTTTTGTCCAAGCTTCAAAATGTAAATATTGTGGTGAACCAATTCCTTATTTTTATGAATATTGCAATAAACATTATGCAACTTTGACTAAACCTAAGGTTAGAACTGATATATCAATAAAACATTCAAATCGTTTGGTGGGAAGTAATAAGCATTATTACGAAGATATTCTACCTGCTGCAAGAGAATTAGAGAAACAAGGATTTCGTGTCATTCCTATAGGAAAAGCAATTCCAGATATTATTGCGATAAAGGATAATAAAGTTTTTGCAGTTGAGGTTGAAAATTTAAGATGTCCTTCTTGGATTCCAAATTATGACAAATATCCAAATGAGATTTCAGCTTATGTTGATGATATTATGTGGATAATTAAAAGGAAAGAACCAAAACATAACATTAAAAAGATTCATTATGTTCCAAATATATTAGATGGATTTGTTGCAATTCCTATAGCAGAAAAACAAATCTTAAATATTCCTGAGAGAAGAAGTAAGAATAGACCAAGTAAATTTTTTGTCTATAATCTTGAAGTAGAAGAAGATAATACTTATGTAACAAGAAATAT
It encodes:
- the gap gene encoding type I glyceraldehyde-3-phosphate dehydrogenase; its protein translation is MRVGINGFGRIGRLIFRAGFKRNIDFVAINDLPTPVETFAHLLKYDSNYGEFDVDIKTKEKMLIVNGKEIRIFSEKNPGLIPWKECKTDIVIESTGVFTKAELAGLHNVKKVIISAPSPNADVMIVMGVNHQDYRPYHRIISNASCTTNCLAPMVKVLDECFKIKKGLMTTVHSYTNDQRILDLSHRDLRRARAAAISMIPTTTGAAKAIGKIFPHLEGKLNGIAIRVPTSTVSLVDLVVEVEKSTNINEVNDVFKEANETYLKGILGYCEIPLVSCDFKGNPNSCVIDAGFTDVIGNNLIKVLGWYDNEWAYSMRIIDLIKYISKMEV